Proteins co-encoded in one Bremerella sp. TYQ1 genomic window:
- the murQ gene encoding N-acetylmuramic acid 6-phosphate etherase — MLEHLTTEARNPASEDLDELSTTELVTLINDQDAFVATSVGQQAPQIAAAIDVIAERLNNSGRLIYIGAGTSGRLGILDAAECPPTFSSDPKQVVGLIAGGPTALTTAVEGAEDRPELGAEDLQSIDLGPRDVVVGIATSGRTPYVIGGLDYARRVGAFAIGLTCNDNSELESHCNLVIAPVVGPEVLSGSTRMKAGTATKMVLNMLSTGAMIRQGKTYGNLMVDLRATNSKLTARAKRIVKAATQLPDAVVSQLLLDCQGEVKTAIVVHHTGETPEMARTLLNESGGHLKQAIVSVPKGSTR, encoded by the coding sequence ATGCTCGAGCATTTAACAACGGAAGCCCGCAACCCGGCTTCCGAGGATTTAGACGAACTGTCGACCACGGAATTGGTGACACTCATTAATGACCAGGACGCTTTCGTGGCAACTTCCGTGGGGCAACAAGCTCCACAGATTGCCGCCGCCATCGATGTCATCGCGGAGCGGCTAAACAACTCTGGTCGTTTGATCTACATTGGTGCTGGTACTTCTGGCCGACTTGGAATCTTGGACGCGGCAGAGTGTCCTCCAACGTTTAGCTCGGATCCGAAGCAAGTTGTCGGACTGATTGCAGGCGGGCCCACTGCCCTGACGACAGCCGTCGAAGGGGCTGAAGATCGTCCCGAGCTAGGGGCAGAGGATCTCCAGTCGATCGATCTTGGTCCAAGAGATGTTGTCGTCGGTATCGCCACCAGCGGACGAACACCGTACGTGATCGGAGGGCTCGATTATGCTCGCCGCGTCGGCGCGTTCGCGATTGGATTGACCTGTAACGACAACTCAGAGTTAGAGTCGCATTGCAATCTAGTCATTGCCCCTGTCGTGGGACCGGAAGTTTTAAGCGGTTCGACTCGCATGAAAGCAGGCACCGCAACTAAGATGGTGCTTAATATGCTGAGCACTGGAGCAATGATTCGACAAGGTAAAACGTACGGCAACTTGATGGTCGATCTTCGTGCGACCAACTCTAAGTTAACCGCGCGAGCCAAACGAATCGTGAAAGCTGCTACCCAACTACCTGATGCGGTTGTAAGCCAGTTGTTGTTGGATTGCCAAGGCGAAGTCAAGACAGCGATCGTTGTGCACCATACCGGCGAGACGCCTGAGATGGCAAGAACGCTGCTGAATGAATCAGGTGGTCACCTTAAACAGGCGATCGTCAGTGTTCCCAAAGGAAGTACTCGCTAA
- a CDS encoding transporter, producing MIFLATLAIHPIDVAIIVVYIIGTTLLGVWLGKGGNSTNDFFLGSRNLPSWALLLSIVATETSTVTFLSVPGLAFRDGGNFSFLQLAMGFIIGRLLVLFFLLPLYFQDENSTAYQVFQKAFGSSTRRLASLFFLIARTLGDGLRLFLTALALQQVMQLPFEVSVAMLAIATAIYALFGGVRSVVWNDCLQFGVYMAGAAIALSVILARLPGGTDQYFQFASETGRLQLFNWQLFPQDGSLTLWAGLLGGATLSLATHGADQLIVQRYLCAKDQRSAGWALALSGPIVFAQFALFLAIGAGLACYFAEFDPSKTTMPGDEALATFIVGELPIGVRGVILAAVFAAAMSTLSSSVNSSSSSLLQDLGLRSWSQLSDERRLQMARWFTLLFTMLQATVAIVAYRGQFAETVVNQALAIAGFSAGLLLGLFFIALTIGKVPSIFANIGLLAGTAIITVVAFRTDISGYWYSLICCGSAFGVTASLWLITSWLGSSPQAASIEEET from the coding sequence ATGATATTTCTGGCGACTTTGGCTATTCACCCTATCGATGTTGCAATCATCGTCGTCTACATCATTGGGACAACGCTGCTTGGGGTGTGGCTTGGTAAAGGTGGCAACTCCACCAACGACTTCTTCCTCGGCTCGAGGAACCTCCCTTCGTGGGCACTCTTGCTTTCGATTGTCGCCACCGAAACGAGCACGGTTACGTTTTTGAGCGTGCCTGGGTTGGCGTTTCGTGACGGCGGGAATTTCAGTTTCCTACAACTGGCCATGGGATTCATCATTGGCCGTTTATTAGTTCTATTCTTTCTACTGCCGCTCTATTTTCAGGATGAAAACTCCACCGCTTACCAGGTTTTCCAGAAAGCGTTTGGTAGTTCAACTCGGCGGCTGGCTTCGTTGTTTTTCCTGATTGCCCGAACCCTTGGTGACGGTCTGCGATTGTTTTTGACCGCCCTCGCACTGCAACAAGTCATGCAATTACCGTTTGAAGTAAGCGTTGCGATGCTTGCGATTGCCACGGCCATTTATGCATTGTTCGGTGGAGTTCGCTCCGTGGTTTGGAACGACTGTTTGCAATTTGGCGTGTATATGGCAGGGGCAGCGATTGCGTTGTCGGTTATCCTTGCGCGGCTACCCGGCGGCACCGATCAGTACTTTCAATTCGCATCGGAAACCGGTCGGCTCCAACTTTTCAATTGGCAACTGTTTCCCCAAGATGGCAGCCTGACATTGTGGGCGGGCCTGCTGGGAGGTGCCACACTCAGTCTGGCTACGCATGGCGCCGACCAGTTGATTGTGCAGCGTTATCTGTGCGCCAAAGACCAACGTTCGGCCGGTTGGGCATTGGCATTAAGTGGACCAATTGTTTTCGCGCAGTTCGCTTTGTTTCTAGCGATCGGTGCTGGACTAGCTTGCTATTTTGCAGAGTTCGATCCTTCTAAAACGACCATGCCTGGCGACGAGGCCCTTGCGACGTTTATTGTTGGCGAACTTCCGATCGGTGTTCGAGGCGTTATCCTTGCGGCCGTATTTGCCGCGGCCATGTCGACACTCTCGAGTTCGGTTAACTCATCGTCAAGTTCGTTGCTACAAGATCTTGGGCTTCGCAGTTGGTCCCAGTTGTCCGACGAGCGTCGTCTTCAAATGGCGCGCTGGTTCACGTTGCTTTTCACGATGTTGCAAGCGACCGTTGCTATTGTCGCCTATCGTGGTCAGTTTGCCGAAACGGTTGTGAATCAAGCTCTTGCGATCGCTGGGTTCTCTGCAGGATTGTTACTTGGCCTGTTCTTTATCGCTCTGACGATTGGCAAAGTGCCCAGTATTTTCGCCAACATTGGTTTACTCGCTGGTACTGCGATCATTACCGTCGTGGCGTTTCGCACTGACATCAGCGGCTATTGGTATTCATTGATCTGCTGCGGCTCTGCTTTCGGCGTCACCGCATCCCTTTGGCTTATCACTTCTTGGCTTGGAAGCTCACCCCAAGCTGCGTCCATAGAGGAAGAGACATGA
- a CDS encoding exo-beta-N-acetylmuramidase NamZ domain-containing protein — protein sequence MSLRLLSCLILIALCPVSLFAELPHASPESVGLTEEIGPAIDQEIAAALSEQKMPGCVVTIVKDGKVVYQKAHGNRRVEPSVEPMTVDTVFDMASLTKSIVTATSVMQLIEAGKVELDAPVSQYLPEFKGNGKEAITVRQLLIHTSGLTPDNALSDYEQGWPEAYKKICALKLLSPPGDKFRYSDVGFLLLGEIVARVSGLPLDQYAKQNIFEPLGMKESGFNPDSALAKRAVTTTQVDGEWLRGEVHDPRARYCDGVAGHAGLFSTADDLTLYAQAMLDARKPGENNVLKPETLSLMTESYDAAGSLRGLGWDKKSGYSSNRGKSMTSAAYGHGGFTGTAMWIDPDLDLAVIFLSNRVHPNGKGSVNALAGRIGTIVADACSAETDESKTKLGIDVLSDSQYQILKGKKVGLIANHTSRNKAGKPTHVLFADAPEVDLVALFSPEHGFAGALDQSHIGDTVDPLTGIKVQSLYGETRKPTPDQLKGIDVLVFDIQDIGCRFYTYISTMGLAMEAAAEQGIPFVVLDRPNPLGGDIMEGPLLDDPKQSFVAFHSIPVRHGMTIGELAKMMNAERNWKTDLTIVPLEGWNREDLLFETGLPWRNTSPNMRNLTQALIYPGVGLLETTNVSVGRGTDTPFEVLGATWIDGPELAEAINAYQLPGVKAIGIEFTPTSSKYEGELCGGVNFIITDWKTFRPLELGWATASSLRKLYPNDWETKRLPTLLGNSKVLSEIVDATSPTDIKHGYAEELNQFDTRRQPFLIYPSQN from the coding sequence ATGAGTCTTCGACTACTTTCCTGCCTGATTTTAATTGCCCTCTGTCCTGTCAGCCTGTTCGCCGAACTCCCTCACGCTTCGCCTGAATCGGTTGGTCTGACTGAGGAAATCGGTCCGGCAATTGACCAAGAAATTGCTGCGGCACTAAGCGAACAAAAAATGCCAGGCTGCGTCGTGACCATCGTCAAGGATGGCAAAGTGGTTTACCAAAAGGCTCACGGAAACCGCCGTGTCGAACCTTCGGTCGAACCGATGACCGTCGACACCGTTTTCGACATGGCTTCGTTGACGAAGTCGATTGTCACCGCGACTAGCGTGATGCAACTGATTGAAGCGGGAAAAGTTGAACTTGATGCTCCTGTTTCCCAATACCTTCCAGAGTTCAAGGGAAATGGCAAAGAAGCAATCACTGTCCGACAGCTGCTAATTCACACCAGCGGTTTGACGCCAGACAACGCCCTGTCCGACTACGAACAGGGTTGGCCGGAAGCGTACAAAAAGATTTGTGCGTTGAAGTTACTTTCGCCGCCGGGCGATAAGTTTCGTTACTCCGACGTTGGCTTTCTACTTCTCGGTGAAATCGTGGCCCGCGTCTCCGGTTTGCCGCTGGATCAATATGCCAAGCAGAACATCTTTGAACCGCTTGGGATGAAGGAATCGGGCTTCAATCCTGATTCAGCACTGGCCAAACGCGCCGTTACCACCACACAAGTCGATGGAGAATGGCTGCGGGGAGAAGTGCACGATCCTCGCGCTCGATACTGCGATGGAGTCGCGGGGCACGCTGGTCTGTTCAGTACGGCAGATGACTTGACCCTTTATGCCCAAGCAATGCTTGACGCTCGAAAACCTGGCGAAAACAACGTGTTGAAGCCTGAGACATTGTCGCTGATGACCGAGTCGTACGACGCAGCAGGAAGCTTACGCGGCCTCGGTTGGGACAAAAAGAGCGGCTATTCTAGCAACCGTGGTAAATCGATGACGTCCGCGGCCTACGGACATGGTGGCTTTACAGGAACAGCAATGTGGATCGATCCAGACCTCGATCTCGCGGTGATCTTCCTTTCAAATCGTGTTCATCCCAACGGCAAAGGTTCTGTCAACGCGTTGGCTGGTCGGATCGGTACCATCGTCGCCGACGCCTGCTCAGCCGAAACTGACGAGTCGAAAACCAAATTGGGTATCGATGTACTTTCCGACAGTCAGTATCAAATCCTGAAAGGGAAGAAAGTTGGTCTGATTGCGAACCATACAAGCCGCAACAAAGCGGGCAAACCAACGCATGTTCTCTTTGCCGATGCCCCTGAGGTCGACCTCGTCGCCCTTTTTAGTCCTGAACATGGTTTTGCCGGAGCGCTCGATCAATCCCACATTGGTGACACGGTCGATCCGCTTACCGGGATTAAAGTGCAAAGCCTTTACGGCGAGACTCGCAAACCGACTCCCGATCAGCTGAAAGGAATCGATGTGCTGGTATTTGATATCCAGGACATCGGCTGTCGATTTTACACTTACATTTCGACCATGGGCCTTGCGATGGAAGCCGCAGCGGAGCAGGGCATTCCTTTCGTCGTGCTCGATCGCCCCAATCCTCTCGGCGGCGACATCATGGAAGGTCCACTGCTGGACGACCCGAAACAGTCCTTCGTCGCGTTTCACTCGATTCCTGTTCGTCACGGCATGACGATCGGTGAACTTGCGAAGATGATGAACGCCGAACGGAACTGGAAGACCGATCTTACAATCGTCCCGCTCGAAGGCTGGAATCGTGAAGACTTGCTTTTCGAGACCGGACTTCCCTGGAGAAACACTTCGCCGAACATGCGAAACCTGACCCAGGCCCTCATCTACCCTGGTGTGGGCTTGCTGGAAACGACCAACGTCTCGGTTGGCCGGGGAACGGACACACCGTTTGAAGTTTTGGGAGCTACGTGGATTGATGGTCCTGAATTGGCCGAAGCAATCAACGCTTACCAACTGCCAGGCGTAAAAGCGATTGGTATCGAGTTCACCCCAACTTCCAGCAAATATGAAGGGGAACTTTGCGGTGGTGTTAATTTCATCATCACCGACTGGAAAACGTTCCGTCCACTCGAACTTGGTTGGGCAACCGCCTCGAGCCTTCGCAAGCTTTATCCGAACGATTGGGAAACCAAGCGTCTCCCAACGTTGCTCGGCAACTCGAAGGTGCTCTCTGAAATTGTCGATGCCACTTCACCAACTGACATCAAACATGGTTACGCCGAAGAGCTCAACCAGTTCGATACGCGTCGACAACCGTTCCTGATCTATCCTTCGCAAAACTAG
- a CDS encoding carboxypeptidase-like regulatory domain-containing protein, with amino-acid sequence MGCTDVPTGDIVPTAPASGVATFQGKPLEYYQIQFIPEEGRPAAGVTDEEGHFTLGTNDVGDGAPSGSHRVVVSYVGPPLPPDYGVKNFDPIPPPKFKIPKKYSDADTSGIVVEVPEDGKTDIAIELN; translated from the coding sequence ATGGGCTGCACCGACGTGCCGACTGGAGATATCGTACCGACAGCGCCTGCTTCAGGAGTGGCAACATTCCAAGGCAAGCCGCTAGAGTACTATCAAATCCAGTTCATTCCTGAAGAAGGTCGTCCAGCCGCTGGCGTGACCGATGAAGAGGGGCACTTTACCCTCGGAACGAACGATGTCGGGGATGGGGCACCCAGTGGGTCGCACCGTGTTGTGGTCAGCTACGTTGGCCCGCCACTTCCGCCTGATTATGGTGTGAAGAACTTCGATCCTATCCCGCCACCGAAGTTCAAAATACCGAAGAAGTACAGCGATGCCGACACTTCCGGGATTGTGGTCGAAGTGCCCGAAGATGGTAAGACGGACATCGCGATTGAATTGAACTAA
- a CDS encoding DUF1559 domain-containing protein: MRSYDRPKAFTLVELLVVIAIIGVLIALLLPAVQQAREAARRMQCSNNLKQIGLALHNYENTHLVFPPGQCLDGGSPDASTHAFILPFLEQGNSYNLFDFRYSINAHSSNIEATKQQLAPYQCPSDIQPAGNTIGNGTFVYGGTSYVQNLGAKGTLVSSEFDASLAGPFYRNSDTKFANFTDGTSNTAVFSEIKKGPSGAALRVVPAGDPNDFRVATSVTAGFWGADAETPPSDCETRSTQAWTYRGLQYYRGAVVTTFYTHTLTPNARRRDCIDGSNGSRGHMAARSYHPGGAQTCFADGSVSFMTDTIEDGIWRAMGTTAGGEIVSRN, from the coding sequence ATGAGAAGTTACGATCGACCAAAGGCCTTTACGCTTGTGGAGCTATTGGTCGTAATTGCCATCATCGGTGTGTTGATTGCTTTGTTGTTGCCGGCCGTGCAACAGGCTCGCGAAGCAGCTCGCCGGATGCAATGCAGTAATAACTTGAAGCAGATCGGTCTCGCCCTGCACAATTACGAAAACACTCACTTGGTGTTCCCACCTGGCCAGTGTTTGGATGGTGGATCACCGGATGCTTCCACACATGCATTTATTCTTCCGTTTCTAGAACAAGGGAACAGCTACAACCTGTTCGATTTCCGTTATTCGATCAACGCGCACTCGAGCAATATTGAAGCTACGAAGCAGCAGCTGGCTCCTTACCAATGTCCGTCCGACATTCAGCCGGCTGGTAATACAATTGGAAACGGAACATTTGTTTATGGCGGAACGAGCTATGTTCAAAACCTAGGTGCCAAAGGGACTTTGGTTAGCAGCGAATTCGACGCAAGTCTGGCTGGTCCGTTCTACCGCAACTCTGATACGAAGTTTGCCAACTTCACGGATGGCACGTCGAATACGGCTGTCTTTTCCGAGATTAAGAAGGGGCCAAGTGGAGCGGCACTTAGGGTTGTACCTGCTGGCGATCCGAATGACTTTCGCGTCGCGACTTCTGTTACCGCTGGTTTCTGGGGAGCAGACGCCGAGACGCCTCCTTCCGATTGCGAAACGCGTAGTACCCAAGCTTGGACCTACCGCGGATTGCAATACTATCGCGGAGCAGTCGTAACAACTTTCTACACGCACACACTGACTCCTAACGCTCGTCGACGAGACTGTATTGATGGTTCCAATGGCTCTCGCGGTCACATGGCGGCTCGAAGCTACCATCCTGGTGGAGCTCAGACCTGCTTCGCAGACGGGTCGGTATCATTCATGACCGACACGATCGAAGATGGAATCTGGCGTGCGATGGGCACCACGGCCGGTGGCGAGATCGTATCGCGTAACTAG